The sequence TGATTTTCTGGAAAAAAAGTTCCCGCTTTGCTTCCGTTAGTTTTTTTGAATCATCGATACCAGGCAAATAAAAGCCTCGCGGTAAAATAACGGCAGCCGCAACAACAGGTCCTGCAAGAGGACCTCTTCCAACTTCATCAATTCCAGCAATATATTGATACCCTTGACTATAATACTTTTTTTCGTAAGCTGTCATGTTTATGTATTTCTCATACTGCAATTGTTTTTTTTCCTGCTCACGCTGCCACTTTTTTAAAAGCGTTTGTACCCCTTTACGCTCGTCCAACATTAAATCCTGCACAAATTGATCATTCGGGTCGGCTATTTTCGATAATTGTTGTTGTACTTCTTTAATTGTTAAACCCATCATACTAACCCCTATCCCATTCAAGTGACGTACTAAGACTAATACATCAATAAATTCTACTCATCTTCTGGGCGTTCTAAAGAAAGTGGCCCTAACTTTTCATTTCGAATATCCCTGATAATTAACTCTGTCACTTTGTCATAATCGGTTTCGCCGTTTCTACTTATACAACCTTTATTTTCACCAATGATGTCAAAGATTTTCGCAATTTCATGGGATAGACCAGCCTCTAAACGAAAATGTTCCTTTAACCGATCTGGATAATGTTGCTCTAAAATCTTCAATCCATATACGGCTACATCTTCAAGATTTAAGATTGCATCTTTAATTGCACCTGTTAGAGCAAGCTTTAAACCAACTTCCTGGTCTTCAAACTTAGGCCATAATATTCCTGGAGTGTCTAATAATTCAAGTTCTTTACCTACTTTAATCCATTGTTGTGCCTTTGTTACACCAGGTGTATTACCCGTTTTTGCAATATTTTTTTTAGCAAGTCGGTTAATTAATGTTGACTTACCGACATTCGGGATCCCGACGATCATCGCCCTTATAGCTCTAGGCTTCACTCCTTTTGCCTTTAAGCGATCGATTTTCTCAGCTAATGTGTCTTGTGCTGCTGAAGTGATTTCTCTCATTCCAGACCCTGCTTTAGAATTAATAGCAATTGCTCGCAAGCCTCGTTGTTGAAAATATTGAATCCATTCTTGCGTTATTTGTTTGTCTGCCATATCAGCTTTATTTAATAAGATTAGCCTTGGTTTATGTTGGATGATTTCATCAATCATCGGATTTCGAGAAGATAAGGGAATCCGTGCATCTACTAATTCAAAAATAATATCGATTAGTTTCAGCTTTTCAGTTACCTGTCTTCTAGCTTTTGCCATATGGCCTGGAAACCATTGAATTGTCAAAAATGCTTCCTCCGTTCTATTTTACTAAACCAATATCTTCAATTGGCCAATATATAATACTTGTCTTCCCAAGCACTTCTTCTATCGGTACAGAACCAATATGCCTGCTGTCTTTACTATAGCGACGATTGTCACCCATGACAAAGAGCTCCCCTTCTGGAACCGTTGCTTGTCCAATTTTTTCCGTTAAGGTAAACGGTTCTGTTAATGGTCCGTCTAGAGTTGATTCTTTTAACTTATCTAAATATGGTTCTTCATATGCCTCGCCATTAACATATAATACATCATCTTTATACTCAATTGTGTCACCTGGTAAGCCAATCACTCGTTTAATATAATCCTTATTCTCGGGAGCATGAAAAACGATGATATCAAACCTCTTTGGTTCGCCAACGGTATAACTAAACTTATTAACAATCATTCGGTCTTGGTCATGTAATGTCGGCGCCATTGACAATCCATCTACAACAATTGGTGCAAAAAAGAAATAACGTATAACTGCAGCAAGTACGACTGCAACGACAAGTGCCTTAACCCATTCCCAGAGTTCATTTTTTTTCTTTGCCAACAATTCTCCCACCATTCTCTGGTAAAATTATTATTTCCGTTCCCTTACACAAACTTAGATACAAAGTATTTTACATTCATTTTAACATAAATCAAATTCGCCCCGCCGAATTTGCGCCCGGATTTTTATCACGCTTCAAAACGCCACATCCTGTGGCTTTCGCCTGACTAGGACGTCCTGTCCGTCGTCCAGCTCGCTCGATAAGGTGAAACTTCCATCAGTGAGTGTTTTTTTCCCACTGATGGTTAGTCACGCAGAGCCTGATTGATTTATCTTAGGGCTAAAGCCCAAAGTTAAATCTTATTTCACCAATCGGGTCTTTACTGGCAGTTATTCATCTACTTTTCTACTATCAGTTCTCTGAGTAACTAGTTGTAGTGAGCCTACTGTCAGTTCAGACGCGGAAAAATACCTTTAAAAAATCCGTGGCATCCGCCGGAGGCTTAACTTCATTCAGCCGGGGTTTGAACCCCCACTGAATTAAAAAACATTTTGCATTAATCCCCCACTTATAGAAGTCAGGGACTTCTGTACCTGTCGCAAGCTATCGGTACAAAAACATTTGCTGAATGAATTTAAAATGAATAAAAAGGAGCTTGATTAACAAGCTCCTTTTCATTGTTTTGATTATCGAATTTCTTTAATACGAGCTTTTTTACCACGTAAATTACGTAGGTAGTAAAGTTTAGCACGACGGACTTTACCGCGGCGAATAACTTCAAGCTTCGCAATTTTTGGTGTGTGGACTGGGAATGTACGCTCTACGCCTACACCATAAGAAATTTTACGAACTGTAAAAGTTTCGCTAATTCCACCACCACGACGCTTAATCACGACTCCTTCGTATACCTGAATACGCTCACGAGTT is a genomic window of Niallia sp. XMNu-256 containing:
- the ylqF gene encoding ribosome biogenesis GTPase YlqF, whose protein sequence is MTIQWFPGHMAKARRQVTEKLKLIDIIFELVDARIPLSSRNPMIDEIIQHKPRLILLNKADMADKQITQEWIQYFQQRGLRAIAINSKAGSGMREITSAAQDTLAEKIDRLKAKGVKPRAIRAMIVGIPNVGKSTLINRLAKKNIAKTGNTPGVTKAQQWIKVGKELELLDTPGILWPKFEDQEVGLKLALTGAIKDAILNLEDVAVYGLKILEQHYPDRLKEHFRLEAGLSHEIAKIFDIIGENKGCISRNGETDYDKVTELIIRDIRNEKLGPLSLERPEDE
- the lepB gene encoding signal peptidase I; protein product: MAKKKNELWEWVKALVVAVVLAAVIRYFFFAPIVVDGLSMAPTLHDQDRMIVNKFSYTVGEPKRFDIIVFHAPENKDYIKRVIGLPGDTIEYKDDVLYVNGEAYEEPYLDKLKESTLDGPLTEPFTLTEKIGQATVPEGELFVMGDNRRYSKDSRHIGSVPIEEVLGKTSIIYWPIEDIGLVK
- the rplS gene encoding 50S ribosomal protein L19 produces the protein MHKLIEEITKEQLRSDLPAFRPGDTVRVHVKVVEGTRERIQVYEGVVIKRRGGGISETFTVRKISYGVGVERTFPVHTPKIAKLEVIRRGKVRRAKLYYLRNLRGKKARIKEIR